From Psychrobacillus sp. FSL K6-2836, a single genomic window includes:
- the dusB gene encoding tRNA dihydrouridine synthase DusB, which produces MANTSTKPFKIGNHVMDNRVVLAPMAGICNSAFRLTVKEFGAGLVYAEMISDKGIVQKNEKTLSMLYIDERENPLSLQIFGGEKETLVEAAKYVDQHTSADIIDINMGCPVNKIIKCEAGARMLLDPNKIYEMVAAVVDNVKKPVSVKMRTGWDEEHLYMVENAQAIERAGGSAVAVHGRTRVQMYEGHANWDLIRQVKEAVNIPVIGNGDVNTPQDAKRMLDETGVDAVMIGRAALGDPWMIYRTVEYLESGQLKPEPTVQEKMDICLLHFDRLVALKGENIAVREMRKHASWYLKGIRGNGTARNKINQTESAKELRDYLCYFAEESSKEYEEVKSIVI; this is translated from the coding sequence ATGGCAAATACATCAACAAAACCATTTAAAATAGGCAATCATGTGATGGATAACCGAGTAGTGTTAGCGCCAATGGCTGGTATTTGTAACTCTGCATTTCGATTGACAGTAAAAGAATTCGGAGCAGGCTTAGTATATGCGGAGATGATCTCGGATAAAGGGATTGTACAGAAAAACGAAAAAACGTTGAGTATGCTTTATATCGACGAGCGTGAAAATCCACTGTCACTACAAATTTTCGGTGGAGAAAAAGAAACACTTGTAGAGGCAGCTAAATATGTTGACCAACATACGTCAGCGGATATCATTGATATCAACATGGGCTGCCCCGTAAACAAAATCATTAAATGTGAAGCAGGGGCTAGAATGCTTTTGGATCCTAACAAGATCTATGAAATGGTAGCGGCAGTAGTGGATAACGTTAAAAAGCCTGTTAGTGTTAAAATGCGTACTGGTTGGGATGAAGAACATCTTTATATGGTGGAAAACGCGCAAGCAATCGAGCGTGCTGGTGGATCAGCGGTAGCTGTACATGGTCGTACACGTGTTCAAATGTATGAAGGGCATGCAAATTGGGATTTAATACGTCAAGTGAAAGAGGCAGTGAATATTCCTGTTATCGGAAATGGTGACGTAAATACACCTCAAGATGCAAAACGTATGCTAGATGAAACAGGCGTAGATGCAGTGATGATTGGTCGCGCAGCACTTGGTGATCCATGGATGATTTATCGTACGGTAGAGTACTTGGAATCTGGTCAGCTAAAACCAGAACCTACAGTACAAGAAAAGATGGACATATGCTTACTTCACTTTGATCGCTTAGTGGCTTTAAAAGGTGAAAATATTGCAGTTAGAGAAATGCGCAAACATGCATCTTGGTACTTAAAAGGTATTCGCGGAAATGGAACAGCAAGAAACAAGATTAACCAAACAGAATCTGCAAAAGAGTTAAGAGACTATTTGTGTTACTTTGCTGAAGAATCTTCTAAAGAATATGAAGAAGTAAAATCTATCGTGATCTAA
- a CDS encoding peptidyl-prolyl cis-trans isomerase: MKSTRDYDNAPTKKRLKTKPVLIVMSALLLGNLLWFIAWLIPNDTNKTNDSEEVASVAGKVITKEQWMASMESIYGKEVLLDMVNAEVMEAAAKEYKIKVTDAEVDLELALIRSTQEGTSLQTFDEEVERKDIRSRLILEKVLAKDIVIEDDAIKEFYDNNKNLYNTSTSYRTSVIYVSTKAEANEVVKELENGSSFEGLARERSADASSASLGGDIGYVSEGNESVDEALVSVVQNTDKGKWSNPIALGDGRFAVLMVESVFEGQSFSYAEVKDHIRRELALDQLPQSVTQEAFWKEFDADWVYSE; encoded by the coding sequence ATGAAATCAACGCGTGATTATGATAATGCTCCAACTAAAAAACGTTTAAAAACTAAACCGGTACTAATAGTAATGAGTGCCCTGCTACTTGGTAACTTGCTTTGGTTCATCGCGTGGTTAATACCGAATGATACAAATAAAACGAATGATTCAGAAGAAGTAGCTTCCGTAGCGGGCAAAGTTATCACGAAAGAACAATGGATGGCTTCAATGGAGTCGATTTATGGAAAAGAAGTATTGTTAGATATGGTGAATGCAGAGGTTATGGAAGCGGCGGCTAAAGAGTATAAGATTAAAGTAACAGATGCAGAAGTGGATTTAGAGCTCGCTTTAATCCGTTCTACCCAAGAAGGCACTTCCTTGCAAACCTTTGACGAAGAGGTAGAGCGTAAGGATATTCGTTCTCGCTTAATCTTAGAAAAAGTATTAGCCAAAGATATTGTTATTGAAGATGATGCGATCAAAGAATTCTATGACAATAACAAAAATCTGTACAATACTTCCACCTCTTATCGGACAAGTGTCATTTATGTAAGTACAAAGGCTGAAGCAAACGAAGTTGTGAAAGAGCTGGAAAATGGTTCATCCTTTGAAGGGCTGGCAAGAGAGCGATCGGCCGATGCAAGTTCGGCTAGTCTTGGTGGAGATATCGGTTACGTATCAGAAGGAAATGAATCGGTGGATGAAGCTTTGGTTAGTGTAGTACAGAATACCGACAAAGGTAAATGGAGTAACCCGATTGCATTAGGTGATGGTAGATTTGCCGTGTTAATGGTGGAAAGTGTATTTGAAGGTCAATCCTTTTCATATGCTGAAGTAAAAGACCATATTCGTCGTGAACTTGCACTTGATCAGTTGCCACAATCAGTTACCCAGGAAGCTTTTTGGAAAGAATTTGATGCAGACTGGGTTTATAGTGAATGA
- the folB gene encoding dihydroneopterin aldolase has protein sequence MDYIHLNDLEFYGFHGALPEETKLGQIFRVTITLACDLKRAGETDNLEETVNYAEVFELCKEIVEGKPYLLIEAVAEKIASSILHTYAAKVSGCRIQLVKPNPPIVGHYASVAVDITRGAL, from the coding sequence ATGGATTATATACATTTGAATGATTTAGAATTTTACGGATTTCACGGAGCGTTACCAGAGGAAACGAAGCTAGGTCAAATTTTTCGGGTGACCATCACCTTAGCGTGTGATTTAAAAAGAGCTGGTGAAACCGATAATTTAGAGGAAACTGTAAATTACGCAGAGGTTTTTGAATTATGCAAAGAAATAGTAGAAGGTAAACCATATTTATTAATAGAAGCAGTTGCGGAAAAAATTGCTTCGTCTATCTTGCATACATATGCAGCAAAGGTTAGTGGCTGCCGTATACAATTGGTGAAACCGAACCCGCCGATTGTCGGACACTATGCTTCTGTAGCCGTCGATATCACTAGAGGCGCACTATGA
- a CDS encoding helix-turn-helix domain-containing protein produces the protein MENIRWGRRIRAFRRLKMVKQVELAKEMDMSVSILGQIEQGKRVPSDEQLEKIASILHIQVEELKGEKEEGE, from the coding sequence ATGGAAAACATTCGATGGGGTCGGCGCATTCGTGCATTTCGCAGGTTAAAGATGGTAAAGCAAGTTGAACTTGCAAAAGAAATGGATATGTCTGTGTCTATACTCGGTCAAATAGAGCAAGGTAAACGAGTACCGAGTGATGAGCAATTAGAAAAAATTGCCTCTATACTTCATATACAAGTAGAAGAATTAAAAGGAGAAAAAGAAGAAGGTGAATAA
- the pabA gene encoding aminodeoxychorismate/anthranilate synthase component II — translation MILMIDNYDSFTYNLVQYIGELGIEVKVVRNDELTIEAIQAINPQVIVVSPGPCTPNEAGISLEVINHFAGKIPILGVCLGHQAIGQAFGGKVIRADRLMHGKVSPVFHNSEGVNADMPNPFRATRYHSLLVERESLPRCLEITAWTEEGEIMGLRHKKYAVEGVQYHPESIMTEEGKKIIRNFVETYSLTAKESR, via the coding sequence ATGATTTTAATGATTGATAACTACGATTCGTTTACGTACAATCTCGTTCAATATATTGGAGAGTTAGGAATCGAAGTGAAGGTGGTTCGTAATGACGAACTAACCATAGAGGCTATTCAAGCGATAAATCCTCAAGTCATCGTTGTGTCGCCAGGACCATGTACACCAAATGAAGCTGGTATTAGTTTAGAGGTAATCAACCATTTTGCAGGAAAAATCCCCATATTGGGTGTTTGTTTAGGTCATCAGGCTATTGGACAAGCATTTGGTGGAAAGGTTATCCGTGCAGATAGATTAATGCATGGGAAAGTGTCCCCTGTTTTCCATAATAGCGAAGGTGTAAATGCCGATATGCCAAATCCTTTTCGGGCCACCAGATATCATTCTTTACTTGTAGAGAGAGAATCGTTACCAAGATGTTTGGAGATAACAGCTTGGACAGAAGAAGGAGAAATTATGGGACTTCGCCATAAAAAATATGCAGTAGAGGGTGTTCAATACCATCCAGAGTCAATTATGACGGAGGAAGGGAAAAAGATCATCCGTAATTTTGTTGAAACTTATAGTTTAACTGCCAAGGAGAGCAGATAA
- the hslO gene encoding Hsp33 family molecular chaperone HslO, with protein sequence MSDYLVRALAFEGSVRAFAARTTDTVGEGQRRHGTWPTASAALGRSMTAALMMGAMLKGEDKITVKVEGDGPVGPMIIDSNAKGEVRGYVTNPQTHFELNEHGKLDVRRAVGTEGTLTVVKDLGMKDFFTGQVPIVSGEIGEDFTYYFVVSEQVPSSVGLGVLVNPDNSILAAGGFIIQLMPGTDDETITVIEEHLSKMEPVSKLIERGLTPEELLFEILGKDNVQILGSSPVSFECNCSKERFGNAIITLGEKEIRGMIEEDGGAEAHCHFCMEKYNYSVDELESFIDEINA encoded by the coding sequence ATGAGTGATTATTTAGTAAGAGCTTTAGCTTTTGAAGGGAGTGTACGTGCATTTGCTGCTCGTACAACTGATACAGTAGGAGAAGGACAAAGACGTCATGGTACTTGGCCGACTGCATCCGCTGCACTTGGAAGGTCAATGACCGCTGCGCTTATGATGGGTGCTATGCTAAAAGGCGAAGATAAGATAACGGTAAAAGTAGAGGGTGATGGTCCGGTTGGTCCAATGATTATTGACAGTAATGCAAAAGGGGAAGTGCGTGGTTATGTAACTAATCCTCAAACCCATTTCGAATTAAATGAGCACGGAAAATTAGATGTTCGTCGCGCTGTAGGGACAGAAGGCACGCTTACAGTTGTAAAAGATTTGGGTATGAAAGACTTTTTTACTGGACAAGTGCCAATTGTTTCGGGTGAAATTGGAGAAGACTTCACTTATTACTTTGTTGTTTCTGAACAAGTCCCTTCTTCTGTTGGACTTGGAGTTTTAGTAAATCCAGACAACTCTATTCTAGCTGCGGGAGGGTTTATAATCCAACTAATGCCTGGAACGGATGATGAAACGATTACAGTGATTGAAGAACATTTGTCTAAGATGGAACCTGTTTCTAAGTTGATCGAAAGAGGATTAACTCCTGAAGAATTACTATTTGAAATTTTAGGCAAAGATAATGTACAAATTTTAGGTTCTTCCCCTGTATCGTTTGAATGTAATTGCTCCAAAGAAAGATTTGGAAATGCCATTATTACTCTAGGTGAAAAGGAAATTCGTGGAATGATCGAAGAGGATGGGGGAGCGGAAGCACACTGTCATTTCTGTATGGAGAAATACAATTATTCAGTAGATGAACTGGAGTCATTTATCGATGAAATCAACGCGTGA
- the lysS gene encoding lysine--tRNA ligase encodes MSNMEELNDQLLVRRQKMTAIQEKGLDAFGSKFVRSHLSNEVVTEFDQYTKEQLEETLHEVVIAGRIMTKRGKGKAGFAHIQDLGGQIQIYVRKDAIGDDAYELFNTADLGDIVGVRGNVFRTQVGELSVKATEFTFLTKSLRPMPEKFHGLKDVEQRYRQRYLDLMTSEESKNTFITRSRIIRAMRRYLDNEGYLEVETPMLHTIAGGAAARPFITHHNALDMELYMRIAIELHLKRLIVGGLEKVYEIGRVFRNEGVSTRHNPEFTMIELYEAYADYNDIMNLTENLVAHVAQDVLGTTTVTYGEDQINLAPGWRRWHMADAVKETTGVDFWAKLTKEEAHALAKEHGVEVKPSMEVGHVLNEFFEQKVEETLVQPTFIFGHPVEVSPLAKKNPEDGRFTDRFELFIVRREHANAFTELNDPIDQRQRFEAQMVEKEAGNDEAHEMDEDFLEALEYGMPPTGGLGIGIDRLVMLLTNSASIRDVLLFPTMRHKD; translated from the coding sequence ATGTCTAATATGGAAGAATTAAACGATCAACTTTTGGTGAGAAGACAAAAGATGACTGCAATACAAGAAAAAGGGCTAGATGCTTTTGGTAGTAAATTCGTACGTTCGCATTTAAGTAACGAAGTAGTTACTGAGTTCGATCAATATACAAAAGAACAATTAGAAGAAACTTTACATGAAGTAGTCATTGCAGGTCGTATTATGACTAAGCGTGGAAAAGGGAAAGCGGGATTTGCTCATATTCAAGATCTTGGTGGCCAAATTCAAATTTATGTACGTAAAGATGCAATTGGTGATGATGCATATGAGTTATTTAATACGGCTGACTTAGGAGATATCGTTGGTGTCCGTGGAAATGTATTCCGTACACAAGTTGGAGAGCTATCTGTAAAAGCAACCGAGTTTACTTTCCTAACAAAATCACTACGCCCGATGCCAGAGAAATTCCATGGCTTAAAAGATGTAGAGCAACGTTACCGTCAACGTTACTTAGATTTAATGACAAGTGAAGAAAGTAAAAATACGTTTATTACTAGAAGTCGTATAATCCGTGCTATGCGTCGTTATTTAGATAACGAAGGTTATTTAGAGGTGGAGACACCAATGTTACATACAATAGCTGGTGGAGCAGCAGCACGTCCCTTCATCACTCACCATAATGCGTTAGATATGGAATTATATATGCGTATCGCAATTGAGTTACATTTAAAACGCCTTATAGTTGGTGGGTTAGAGAAAGTATATGAAATTGGTCGCGTATTCCGTAACGAAGGAGTATCTACCCGTCATAACCCGGAGTTTACGATGATTGAATTGTATGAGGCTTACGCAGACTACAACGACATTATGAATTTAACCGAGAACTTAGTTGCTCATGTAGCACAAGATGTTTTAGGAACGACAACAGTAACTTACGGCGAAGATCAGATTAATCTTGCCCCAGGCTGGAGACGTTGGCATATGGCTGATGCAGTGAAAGAAACTACTGGTGTTGACTTCTGGGCAAAACTAACGAAGGAAGAGGCACACGCATTAGCTAAGGAACATGGCGTAGAAGTTAAACCTTCTATGGAAGTGGGACATGTATTAAATGAATTCTTCGAACAAAAAGTAGAAGAAACACTAGTGCAACCAACATTTATCTTTGGTCATCCAGTGGAAGTATCACCACTTGCGAAGAAAAATCCAGAAGACGGTCGTTTTACGGATCGCTTTGAATTATTCATCGTACGTCGTGAACATGCAAATGCATTTACAGAGTTAAATGATCCTATTGATCAACGTCAGCGCTTCGAAGCACAAATGGTAGAAAAAGAAGCTGGTAATGATGAAGCACATGAAATGGATGAAGATTTCTTAGAGGCATTGGAATATGGAATGCCGCCAACAGGTGGTCTTGGAATCGGAATAGATCGCTTAGTAATGTTATTAACTAATTCAGCATCTATCCGCGATGTACTATTATTCCCAACAATGCGTCATAAAGATTAA
- the folK gene encoding 2-amino-4-hydroxy-6-hydroxymethyldihydropteridine diphosphokinase → MMNIAFISLGSNIGNRLEYLQQAVDLLQQIEHVNVANMSSVYETDPVGYEDQAAFLNMVVEIKTLLTPHEILKKCNEIEAKLGRKRDIRWGPRTVDLDILLYNEENVKTEDLTIPHPRMMERGFVLIPLVELQANLVDPQSKQLIADVAHVQKEGVHLWKTFDGVGAFVHFAG, encoded by the coding sequence ATGATGAACATTGCTTTTATATCACTAGGTTCTAATATAGGAAATCGTCTTGAATATCTTCAGCAGGCGGTAGATTTACTACAACAGATTGAACATGTGAATGTGGCAAATATGTCTTCGGTTTATGAAACAGATCCAGTGGGATATGAGGATCAAGCAGCATTTTTGAATATGGTGGTGGAGATCAAAACTTTATTGACACCGCATGAAATATTGAAAAAATGCAATGAAATTGAGGCGAAGTTAGGTCGCAAGAGAGATATTCGTTGGGGGCCACGAACCGTAGACCTTGACATTTTGTTGTATAATGAAGAGAATGTGAAAACAGAAGATCTTACTATCCCACATCCTAGGATGATGGAAAGAGGCTTCGTGCTTATACCACTTGTGGAATTACAAGCAAATTTAGTAGATCCACAATCTAAGCAGTTAATAGCAGATGTAGCGCATGTTCAGAAAGAAGGCGTCCATTTATGGAAAACATTCGATGGGGTCGGCGCATTCGTGCATTTCGCAGGTTAA
- a CDS encoding anthranilate synthase component I family protein, with product MSKEAFFYAYKTLTKEEAYNIFLESGRGGHLSVAAWNPIAVTKSVENGLQIHWSSGEQEVRAGEALEELEKLISEYTLPFQQGLPDFQGGAIGFISYDYARKIEVLPNLADDDLHIPDIYFHIYDYWAVLDIETEIVTLMKLSTCNVDLVELEQKYMEAAEKGMDLRIFHPGSAMEMAEDPAELHVSVSSSEFEAAVLKIQQYIAQGDVFQVNLSVRQSKQLKVSPIAMYEALRAFNPSPYMVYIQAPEFSVVSGSPELLVKKKGTELSTRPIAGTRPRGKNDEEDITLANELIENEKERAEHVMLVDLERNDLGRVSSYGTVEVDEFMVIERYSHVMHIVSNVKGTLRSGTSNAEIIRAMFPGGTITGAPKIRTMEIIEELEPVRRGLYTGSIGWLGFSGDLEFNIVIRTAFIQDGMAHIQAGAGIVIDSVPSAEYAESLNKAKAVWQAKAMAEGGHK from the coding sequence ATGTCGAAGGAAGCTTTTTTCTATGCATATAAAACGTTAACTAAGGAAGAAGCATATAATATATTTTTGGAGAGTGGCAGAGGTGGTCATTTATCTGTTGCAGCATGGAATCCAATAGCTGTCACAAAATCAGTAGAAAATGGCTTGCAAATTCATTGGAGTAGCGGAGAGCAAGAGGTTCGTGCAGGAGAAGCGCTTGAGGAGTTAGAAAAACTGATTTCTGAATATACATTACCTTTTCAGCAGGGTTTACCTGACTTTCAAGGAGGGGCAATTGGTTTTATTAGCTATGATTATGCAAGAAAAATAGAAGTTTTACCGAATCTAGCTGATGATGATTTACATATACCAGATATCTACTTCCATATATACGATTACTGGGCAGTGTTAGATATAGAAACAGAAATAGTCACATTAATGAAGTTATCTACTTGTAATGTGGATTTAGTGGAACTTGAGCAAAAATATATGGAAGCTGCTGAAAAGGGCATGGATTTAAGAATATTCCATCCTGGCTCTGCAATGGAAATGGCTGAAGACCCTGCTGAATTGCATGTATCGGTGAGTTCAAGTGAATTTGAAGCAGCAGTACTGAAAATTCAACAATATATAGCTCAAGGTGATGTCTTCCAGGTTAATTTATCTGTTAGGCAATCAAAGCAATTGAAAGTAAGTCCAATTGCGATGTATGAGGCGCTACGTGCATTCAATCCTTCCCCTTATATGGTATATATACAAGCACCGGAATTTTCGGTTGTCTCTGGATCACCCGAGTTATTAGTAAAGAAAAAGGGAACTGAATTATCTACGAGACCAATAGCTGGGACAAGACCACGTGGAAAAAATGATGAGGAAGATATAACACTAGCAAATGAACTGATCGAAAACGAAAAAGAGAGGGCGGAGCATGTCATGCTTGTCGACTTAGAGCGAAATGATCTTGGTCGCGTTTCATCCTATGGAACAGTAGAAGTGGATGAGTTCATGGTCATAGAAAGATATTCCCACGTGATGCATATTGTTTCTAATGTAAAGGGGACGCTTCGATCTGGAACATCTAATGCAGAGATTATCCGAGCAATGTTCCCTGGAGGTACCATTACTGGTGCACCTAAAATTCGAACAATGGAAATAATTGAAGAGCTAGAGCCAGTTCGTAGAGGGTTATATACAGGATCAATTGGTTGGTTAGGGTTTTCAGGTGATTTAGAATTTAATATTGTAATCCGAACCGCGTTTATTCAAGATGGGATGGCTCATATTCAAGCGGGAGCTGGTATCGTCATTGACTCGGTACCAAGTGCGGAATACGCGGAATCTTTAAATAAAGCAAAAGCAGTATGGCAGGCGAAAGCTATGGCAGAAGGAGGGCATAAATGA
- the pabC gene encoding aminodeoxychorismate lyase codes for MDAWKDGRLYRAEDLVVSAYDHGFLYGLGFFETFRTYSGQVFLWDAHWNRLCRALEDFRITMPYEEQEILSAVEALTEANNREDGYFRLNISAGVHDIGLQPSHYKKPTVILYRKALNLAPRGTEKTAVWLDTIRNTPESGIRHKSHHYANNVHARFEVESLASCEGVFLTAEGFVAEGITSNIFWSTNGKVYTPSLETGILAGTTREWMMNCSLFEIEEGFFTKEVLEKADEVFITNAIQEIIPIKQIEEIRFLGNTGAVYKALHEAYTRCIQSERVE; via the coding sequence ATGGATGCTTGGAAGGATGGAAGGCTATACCGCGCAGAAGATTTAGTGGTCTCTGCATATGACCATGGTTTTTTATATGGACTTGGTTTTTTTGAAACATTCCGGACATATAGTGGGCAAGTTTTTTTATGGGATGCTCACTGGAATAGGTTGTGTCGGGCACTTGAGGATTTTCGAATAACAATGCCTTATGAAGAGCAAGAGATATTATCTGCGGTAGAAGCACTTACAGAAGCGAATAATAGGGAGGATGGCTATTTTCGTTTGAATATTTCGGCTGGCGTACATGATATTGGTCTACAACCTTCGCATTATAAGAAGCCGACTGTTATTTTATATCGGAAGGCATTAAATTTAGCACCTAGAGGAACAGAAAAAACTGCGGTCTGGCTAGATACAATAAGAAATACTCCAGAAAGTGGTATACGTCATAAATCGCACCACTATGCCAATAACGTACACGCTAGATTTGAAGTAGAGTCGCTTGCTTCTTGTGAAGGGGTCTTCCTAACGGCGGAAGGATTTGTAGCGGAGGGGATAACTTCGAATATCTTCTGGTCGACTAATGGAAAAGTATATACTCCATCTTTGGAAACAGGTATTTTAGCCGGTACAACTCGAGAGTGGATGATGAACTGTTCTTTGTTTGAAATAGAAGAAGGTTTCTTTACGAAAGAAGTATTAGAAAAGGCAGATGAGGTTTTCATTACAAATGCAATACAAGAAATCATTCCGATTAAGCAAATAGAGGAAATTCGGTTTTTGGGTAACACTGGAGCTGTTTATAAGGCGTTACACGAAGCCTATACAAGATGCATACAATCAGAAAGGGTTGAATGA
- the folP gene encoding dihydropteroate synthase: MNLHNNSGRFDAGGVTLNFDKETIVMGILNVTPDSFSDGGKFNDIEAAVTRAKQMVADGAKIIDIGGESTRPGYTLITDEEEIARVVPVIKAISAEVNAVISIDTYKSAVAKAAIIAGAHVINDIWGAKRDPEIAKVAAEYGVPIILMHNRDNEEYTDFWSNAKQDLVESIRITKAAGVPDEHIWLDPGIGFAKSTTQNILMMQHLNELVEMGYPVLLATSRKRLIGNVLNLPVDERMEGTGATVCYGVQVGCHMVRVHDVKEMTRMTKMMDVLTGKVHYTESEA, from the coding sequence ATGAATTTACATAATAATAGTGGCAGATTTGATGCAGGTGGAGTTACATTAAACTTCGATAAGGAAACAATTGTAATGGGCATACTGAATGTTACTCCAGATTCTTTTTCGGACGGTGGTAAGTTTAATGATATAGAAGCAGCTGTTACAAGAGCAAAGCAAATGGTAGCGGATGGTGCGAAAATTATAGATATCGGCGGCGAGTCTACTAGACCTGGCTATACACTTATCACAGATGAAGAGGAAATCGCCCGTGTTGTACCTGTCATTAAAGCAATAAGTGCAGAGGTAAATGCAGTAATCTCCATTGATACATATAAGTCAGCAGTTGCAAAAGCTGCGATAATCGCAGGTGCACATGTGATAAATGATATTTGGGGAGCGAAGAGAGACCCTGAAATAGCAAAAGTTGCAGCAGAGTATGGCGTTCCGATAATATTGATGCACAATAGGGACAATGAAGAGTATACAGATTTCTGGTCTAATGCGAAACAAGATCTAGTAGAGAGTATCCGAATAACGAAAGCTGCTGGAGTTCCAGATGAGCATATATGGCTTGACCCGGGAATTGGCTTTGCCAAATCAACAACACAAAATATATTGATGATGCAGCATTTAAATGAATTAGTCGAGATGGGCTACCCTGTGCTACTGGCAACATCGCGCAAACGATTAATCGGAAATGTACTGAATCTTCCAGTCGATGAACGGATGGAAGGAACTGGAGCAACAGTTTGTTATGGTGTTCAGGTTGGATGTCATATGGTACGCGTACATGATGTAAAAGAAATGACTCGTATGACAAAAATGATGGATGTGTTGACTGGAAAAGTGCACTATACAGAAAGTGAGGCTTAA
- the cysK gene encoding cysteine synthase A — protein MTKLAQSVLDLIGKTPIVKLNRVGNPEDAEVYVKLEYFNPGSSVKDRIALAMIQAAEKEGKLTENGTIIEPTSGNTGIGLAMIAAAKGYNAVLVMPDTMSLERRNLLRAYGADLVLTPGADGMKGAIAKAEELANENGWFMPQQFNNEANPEVHRLTTGPEIVEAFDQLDGFVSGIGTGGTITGAGGVLKEKFPDIHIAAVEPTDSNILSGGKPGPHKIQGIGAGFIPEVLDTKLYDSIIEVSNDDAYATSREVAKLEGILGGVSAGAAIYAALQLAKKLGKGKKVLAIVPDNGERYLSTPLYQFED, from the coding sequence ATGACGAAGTTAGCGCAATCTGTATTGGATCTGATCGGAAAAACACCAATCGTAAAATTAAACCGTGTAGGAAACCCTGAGGATGCAGAAGTGTATGTAAAACTTGAATACTTTAACCCGGGTAGTAGTGTAAAAGATCGTATTGCACTTGCCATGATCCAAGCTGCTGAAAAAGAAGGTAAATTAACGGAAAATGGCACAATTATTGAGCCTACAAGTGGTAATACAGGTATTGGTCTTGCGATGATCGCAGCGGCAAAAGGATATAACGCTGTATTAGTTATGCCAGACACTATGAGCCTAGAGCGCAGAAACTTACTTCGCGCATATGGAGCTGATCTTGTATTAACTCCTGGAGCTGATGGTATGAAAGGTGCTATTGCAAAAGCGGAAGAGCTTGCAAACGAAAATGGATGGTTTATGCCACAGCAATTTAACAACGAAGCTAATCCAGAAGTTCACCGTTTAACAACAGGTCCAGAAATCGTAGAGGCATTCGATCAATTAGATGGATTTGTATCAGGTATCGGTACTGGTGGAACAATAACTGGGGCAGGTGGCGTGTTAAAAGAGAAATTCCCAGACATTCATATTGCTGCAGTAGAGCCAACAGATTCAAATATTTTATCTGGCGGTAAACCGGGTCCTCATAAAATTCAAGGTATTGGTGCAGGATTTATACCAGAAGTTCTAGATACAAAGCTCTACGACTCCATTATCGAAGTATCAAATGATGATGCATATGCAACTTCCCGTGAAGTAGCGAAATTAGAGGGTATTCTTGGAGGAGTTTCTGCAGGAGCAGCGATTTATGCGGCACTTCAACTTGCTAAAAAACTTGGAAAAGGTAAAAAAGTATTGGCGATTGTTCCAGATAACGGAGAACGCTACTTGAGCACACCTTTATACCAATTCGAAGATTAA